Genomic DNA from Corylus avellana chromosome ca4, CavTom2PMs-1.0:
tatatataaatctcatTTGGCTCAGAATAAGAAAACGTATATATAGTGGATGCACCAGAAGCCCAATATGTGATAAATCAAAAACTTTTACTTTTAACCTATTCTATGTGATTCATAATGTAATTTGTGGTTTCTGTCTATTTTGCAAAAGCATGCTGCCGGCAAGGTTGTGTGTGGATGGGATGTTGATGTTGTTCCAATTACAATGGCTTCTCTCCTGCATCTATAGAGAGAAATTACGTTCCAAATATGGATTACCAGACGAACCATGCTGTGATTGTTGTGTACACTTCTGCTGTGAATCATGTGCTCTTTGCCAGGAGCATGCTGAGCTCAAACACACAGGATTGGACCCCTCCAAAGGTTGTAAACTGACTCATCATGACAACAAAATTATTGTTACCTTTTTTAGAGGCtgacattttttgttttgttttgttttttttttttttttttaatgtactaGGTTGGACTAACCCTCCCAGTCGTCTGTCCATGTTTAGATGATCTCCCAAGTTCCGTGGAAGATATATATTATCAACCAATTTGCCGGGgcttcatcttttctttttctttttttcttttctataagtttataataaatTTGCTGGAGGGATAGATAGTCAAATATAAAGTCGCAAGCATGGTTGAATAGATTGTTATATATcttaaatatgttttctttatttactCATTCAACCATCTATTATATGTGGTGTGGCAATTGTagtgaaagagaaaagaactCTCAAAAGAAAACCCATGTACGTAATGAAgaaaaaacattcaaaaaaaaatgccttttCTAGCTTTTGTCTATGTCAGAgttagaaaattaaaagaatataagGAAATCATCTAACATTCTCCAATTAGAAATAAGGACGGAGATGAAGATATCTTTGTCTTCGTCAAATGAAGATTTAGATGAATCTAACCTTTGGACCACTTCTGAAGCCGAGAATCCTTTTCTTAGGTTATGGGGGCAACAAACTATTGGATCAGACCAATTCTTTGaccaattttcaactttttgtgtttttattatttactatgTATCAACTAGAGTAGGGTGACTATAGACCCTCGCctatttcttgtgtttttattttttatttttttttttataattattttattggaaTCTTATcttaaaaatctaataataataatttttttttaaaaaaaaaaaaaaaaaaaaaaagaccctgCTTGACCGGATGATCCCTTGAAACGGCGGCTACCAACCAAGAAGTGATACACGCGTGTATTAGTCCAGGTAGGCAGAAATTGCATAGGATGGTGGCCTGAAGCTTCACGAGTTTGAATAGGAGAGTTATATATGCTCATAAAAAGGGCCCCGCAAGTCGTAGCCagggaaaacatttttcagtaTAACAGTTTTCGATTGAcgttctttgtgttcttttaaGCGTCTCTTAATCTTCAATCTTCGTGCTATGCAAGTTTATATCTAGTATAGGGGCTTATTTATAGGTTAGGATTAGGTCTTCTACTTCAACTTGTCCTAGAAGTGTTAAGAGTTGTGACTAGTTATTTTTTTGGTGAGCTGGTATTGGTCTTGAGTCCCGTAATGTATTAGGTGACTAATAGATTGAAATTATTCCCAACAATGAGTTAGTGTGAGGGTGCgtgtattatttttctaaaaaaacaaaacatgactTTTTCTCGTTTCCATGAAAAAATTGGTCGGATATACATGAATGTGCCGGTGTGAATGGccgaaagaaaagaaatctaGCTTGCTGATAGCTGAGGAAACTTTGAGCTTGCAAAAGCAAGACTTGCCTTAATGAAGAAGTTGAGCAGTGAGCATCGACGCCAAGGGCCAAGGCTATGGTGTCCGCAGGCAGATTTCTACAGCCTGGAAGTTGTCGCTTTCTATTTCTTCTTGTAATAACACGAACATCTACCTACATGGTACGATTTAATTAACATTAAATGAGTGAGAAGAGAAGCTGCTTTCTCGGAGTAAATAAAAGAGCCAACTCTTGTacgttttccttttttggtgTTGCATTTTGTGGGATTTTGTCTCCTTTTCATCTTATGTGGTTTGAATTTGTTAAGGAAATTTCTGCTTTCAGAAATCGTTCCTCGTCTACAGATTTCAATCGGATTTTTATAGTGTTTATCTTTCAACAACCTCCTTTTAATGGTTGTTGTAGTGTCTTAGCGGGGTCACTTTGACGTCTGCTAAGACTACTTATGTGTTATTTTTTCAGCAAAAAATACTTTATGCAATCTTTTTAGGGAGGACTAAGTCATATTTTGACCTATTTTCTATTAGTTGTTCATATTATTAAAACATCCACCCCTCTTTTCCCGTGATTTAATTCATGTAACTCattccttatttgcttaaaaaaaaacacacacacacaaatagaGGTAACTCattccttatttgcttaaaaaaaacacacacaaatagAGGGGACACaaatttatatccttaaaaaaaaaaaaaaaaatgcaaatactAAAAGAATCGTAGCTTAGCTtgataactttaaaaaaaaaaaagaaaagtaaattaattttccggtctttgtttatatatatttgttttctttcttatttatttaattgggATCATGGTCTTCCTCGTCGCAACTCTCTCAAGTCTTAACTTCACCAACCTAACCCCTGGCTCGtctttcaattatataaatctCATTTCCAATTACGTTCTCAGTCAACCCTCTGTCCCTCTCCTTCTCTTACTCTCCCTGCCTCTAAACCCATATACCTTGTGACTTGTGAGAGATACAGAGTAAGAGCCAGTTAAGGTTGACTTGTGAGATTGATCCCACACCATGTCTGACATTGTCAACGAGGCTTGGAGGAAATATCTCCTGCAGCTCCAACTCCACCCTCTTAGAACCAAGGTTTCTTTCCTTCTTGATTGAAACCCATGTTTTCTGTCTCTCTTTCGCTTTCTTAATTAAAACTACGCTCTAAAAagattcctcttttttttttcttttttttttaatttgtgcctgtttttcaatttaaatggtagtttgatatgACACATTTTTCACTTGtgttttggtttaaatttttgtgtTATTAGGCAATTACATCTGGGGTTTTAGCTGGGTGTAGTGATGCGGTTGCCCAAAAGATTTCTGGGATCAAGAAGCTCCAATTAAGAAGATTACTCCTTGTCATGGTGTGCTAACTTAGACTGCATAGTTTTTTCATTTATTGGTAAGCTAGTATTTTGGTGGTTCGATCAATCTCTTAACGCTCTATTTGCTGAAAGTGGAAGCAAAAAGTTggtaactttttttcttttccatgaATTGATCGAATCAGGTGATCATCCAATAATTATGTCTGGGCCCGATTAAGTGCAGCCTTTGCTTTTGATCACTGAAACTATCAAAGAGTTTCATATCTTGCCATTTTTTCTCAGCAGACAAACtgaaaattatttgatattcttTTCATTAATTGTTAGATGGTTGTTGACTTGTTGTTTTGTGGTATTATTTGCCTTTTCTAATTGAAAACGTTAAATTTCTTTGCAGCTCTATGGATTTGCTTATGGAGGACCTTTTGGGCACTTCCTCCACAAGTTGATGGATAAAATTTTCAAGGGGAAAAAGGGCAACAAAACTGTTGCAAAGAAGGTAATTCTTTTGCTTCAGTTCATGTTCTTTGTCAGCTGATTTGCAGCCTTATGCATAATTCTAGCGATTTTGATTTATTCAAATGAGCCTGTTTTGCTAGCCTAGTCtatatgcaaattttttttttttataatcaagaATTAATAGATGAAGTGTTCTATTATTAGGTGTTACTGGAACAGTTAACTTCCTCTCCTTGGAACAACCTTTTCTTCATGATGTACTATGGCTTGGTGGTCGAAGGTACGTGCATCGATCGTGCAATCTCTTCGCTTGATTTGTCCCATGTTATGAATTGAATCCATTAGTTTTATctgttaaatttaattatactaGTTCCATCGTCTGTATCCTGTTTTggcttgtttaatttttaatccaTACTTTCTTAGTTTATCAATTGAGCTGCACTGTCATTGTAGATGATGGATGGATTGATATTTGTCAGTTTGTAAAGTTTAAACACCAAGCTGTTGTAATGTTGTTACTGTTTCTTTACAtctcagaaaagaaaaataaagaagaggcATAGTTCTATGTTCCAAAGCATAGTTAGTGATTAAATACAAATGTTCTCTGTTTGTGAGTTTGaatttgggggggggggaccGGGGTTGCACATGCTCAAACCCATCTCCATCATAGAAAACCCCTAAAAATCATGCCCAGCACTAATGAGGACTAAGTTTCTGCTCACTTTTCTAAGCAAAAGTTTACCTTGTAAAATGAAGAGAAGCCACTTAACGacttatttcatttgaaaactTACCTTAATTCTCTTTTACCATTTAATCCTTGGCCGGTTCACAGTATACCTTTTGTTCACAAAAGAGCCTGGCCAAGTATTGGCATTTCATGAAGAATGCTTATGCTACAGAATGCTGAGAACACCAACttagaaagaaataaagtcTGGTATTCAGGAATTGAAGTTATAGTCTGGTATTGCAGGAAGACCATGGGGTTTAGTGAAGAGCAAAGTTCGAAAGGACTACCCCTCTATTCAGTTGACTGCATGGAAGGTACCAATGAACCATCTTTTGTTGTTTGACATGCAATCCAGTTCATTAAATTGGCAGCACTAAAGCTCTGATGCTTGTGGCTTGCAGTTTTGGCCTATAGTCGCTTGGGTGAATTACCAATACATGCCTTTGCAATTCCGTGTTCTATTTCACAGCTTTGTCGCCTCATGCTGGTATGATATGCTTTAACTTCGCCTGCTTCTATTAATTATCCTCTCATATTCGTCTGTGTTATTTACCTTATCTGTGAGGAtgaataaataagtaaaataattaGTCCAAGGAAATAggatattatgaaaatattgcTCGAAGAAGGATTCCATCTCTATTCGCAAGGGCCATCTCTCTTTGTGAAGGAATGGATAGTctgtttttttaagtttaagggCTTCTCTGAAGCAAGAACaaacttttaatgaatttaattccATATTAATGAGATTAGCCAATTGTGTAATCTATTATTGACTTATTGGCCAACTTTAGGAAAAATCTGCAATATAAGTATACAAATTTCAAACCTTACTGTAACTTATTGTGTAACCCATGTACCACCAAACATTTATCTCTTCTGCTTGCAGTTCACTTGCATAAGCACTTCACTTGCATAAGCACTTTGCATCTTGTGTGTCTGTCAACAAAAGTGGCTAGGCAATGATAAATACGTTTCATTTCCCAAATTTCTGTCAAATAGTATGAGCACGAATTACGTTACATTGAATTATGTTGGGAGATATGTAGGAAACATAGAAATCCTATTTCCTTTACATTCCTGCTGCCATGACCaaaaatgtgatataaatgGCAATGGTAATGGCGGTTTCTCCCAGCTGGAGACAAGGGCAGACCTGTGTAGGTATTATttcccctaaaattttaaaattacccttaaaattttaaattttacccctaaaatttataatttttaatgaaatgtccccccaaaactaaatttttaccCCTAAATTGTTACCTCTTAAAATTTTGTCCCCCCACCCTTAAATGTCTAGTTCCGCCTCTGGCTGGAGATGACCTTCATTAATTTGGTAGCTAGTATCACACTGAGATGCATGTGATAGTGAGCAAGTATATGTTTATTGTGTAACACATTCAATGAAATTATGGCATGGATGATTTAGTTCTGATGCATTCGTTCTGCTTGATAACTTCAGGGCAATCTTTCTGAATCTGAAAGCAAGAACTGTTGCAACTAAGAAGGCCTAGAATGGAGAAgctctgttttttttcttcatcttcttctttttgaaaTGCCCCCTGAATTACTTTTCCTTTGCATAATTGACTTCTTGTGTTAGTATTATATATTGGCATTCCCATTTGTGCTTGAATGCCATATTAGCTTGTTAAGGATTATAGCAAATACAAAACTGGTTCATTGAATTTTGTGTCGGGTTATGTTAGTGTCGAAGTATGGGTATAactgtataagactatatagttTAATCTTAATataacctgtttaattaaacgagtcaggcttttcaattttaactctctaattttgtgttaggttcATGAGTTATGTCAAATATTGTCATTGTCATGTTCGGATTGCATCAACTTTAacttgattcatttaattaaataagttagatTTCTTAATTctaacatgttaattttatattaagttcGTATTGAGTTTATGAGTCGTATCAAAAATAAccatatttaataaataattcgcttaaataaataactcaatgaaaaattaagggtgcgaagaaaagagaaaggtgGGTGCAACGCCACATTCCTTTCCTTCATTGATGGGAATTTCCACTTTTACCTTTATTCAGATAGAAGATATATAAAGTGAAAAGCTACACACATCTCCTtttctatatattcttttataaaCTTACCCATGTTAGAAGAACAACACTCTAATCATTTGAATTCCATTTAAGATCCATGGGTTGATGGGTCAACAAATTGAACCCAAAGATTTGCCCGTTATCATCGTTCTAGTAATTGAGAAACAACAAACTGTACG
This window encodes:
- the LOC132178303 gene encoding cell number regulator 7-like; protein product: MTPSRSGDNDDDYFYDGGDNVGGCMTCCFPCVTFGRIAEVLDEGKSCNMLPARLCVDGMLMLFQLQWLLSCIYREKLRSKYGLPDEPCCDCCVHFCCESCALCQEHAELKHTGLDPSKGCKLTHHDNKIIVTFFRG
- the LOC132178951 gene encoding peroxisomal membrane protein PMP22, producing the protein MSDIVNEAWRKYLLQLQLHPLRTKAITSGVLAGCSDAVAQKISGIKKLQLRRLLLVMLYGFAYGGPFGHFLHKLMDKIFKGKKGNKTVAKKVLLEQLTSSPWNNLFFMMYYGLVVEGRPWGLVKSKVRKDYPSIQLTAWKFWPIVAWVNYQYMPLQFRVLFHSFVASCWAIFLNLKARTVATKKA